In one Corallococcus sp. EGB genomic region, the following are encoded:
- a CDS encoding isoprenylcysteine carboxylmethyltransferase family protein yields MMGLREAPGVYLGFICLHVLAGHLGTSLVYRLRFGRSPLAYRSAAADSAHTRVTRRISGVSLLWAGSVLATAFWPAWSVMPWGRPLLPIPPFAGWVLGVVGLMGMLWAQYGMGPAFRIGVDAGEARPELREGGLHRCSRNPIYVFSYLYLVGASLWAPSVVTLGACAALGGLFHQLVLQEERFLADRLGEPYARYCQRVPRYF; encoded by the coding sequence ATGATGGGGCTGCGCGAGGCGCCCGGGGTGTACCTGGGCTTCATCTGCCTGCACGTGCTCGCGGGGCACCTGGGCACAAGCCTCGTCTACCGCCTGCGCTTCGGGCGCAGCCCGCTGGCGTACCGGAGCGCTGCGGCGGATTCCGCGCACACGCGCGTCACGCGGCGCATCAGTGGCGTCTCGCTGCTCTGGGCCGGCTCCGTGCTCGCGACCGCGTTCTGGCCCGCGTGGTCCGTCATGCCCTGGGGACGGCCGCTGCTGCCCATTCCTCCGTTCGCGGGTTGGGTGCTCGGTGTCGTGGGGCTCATGGGCATGCTGTGGGCCCAGTATGGAATGGGCCCGGCGTTCCGCATCGGCGTGGACGCGGGGGAAGCCCGGCCCGAGCTGCGCGAGGGGGGACTCCACCGCTGCTCGCGCAACCCCATCTACGTGTTCTCCTACCTGTACCTCGTCGGGGCTTCGCTCTGGGCTCCGTCCGTGGTGACGCTGGGCGCCTGTGCGGCGCTCGGGGGGCTCTTCCATCAACTGGTGCTCCAGGAGGAGCGGTTCCTCGCGGACCGCCTCGGTGAGCCCTACGCGCGCTATTGCCAGCGCGTCCCGCGCTACTTCTGA